One Desulfatiglans anilini DSM 4660 DNA window includes the following coding sequences:
- a CDS encoding DUF2703 domain-containing protein, which yields MKRLDIEWRHLLKGGRTCERCSDTGEAVHAAYRALAAELEPRGWCVTLRETPLTEEDIAESNTILLNGQPLELLLPGAHSASNCCTSCGDLLGMPAMCRTIVHGGRIYEAIPGALIIEAAHRIVQQTLAD from the coding sequence ATGAAGCGCCTCGACATCGAGTGGCGCCATCTCCTGAAAGGCGGCAGGACGTGCGAGCGCTGCTCCGACACCGGGGAGGCGGTCCACGCCGCCTACCGTGCGCTCGCCGCTGAACTGGAGCCCCGCGGATGGTGCGTGACACTGCGCGAAACCCCCCTGACGGAGGAGGACATCGCCGAGTCCAACACCATCCTTCTGAACGGCCAGCCGCTCGAACTGCTGCTGCCGGGCGCACACAGCGCCTCGAACTGCTGCACATCCTGCGGCGACCTGCTGGGGATGCCCGCCATGTGCAGGACCATCGTGCACGGCGGCCGGATTTACGAAGCGATCCCCGGAGCCCTGATCATCGAAGCAGCGCATCGAATCGTTCAACAGACCCTTGCAGATTGA
- a CDS encoding permease — MKERTKFLLIISTFLAAYYVPWGHPIIRQSGLEAFMMLQEYAREHVLTCLIPAFFIAGAIAVFVSQASVLKYFGAQASKILSYSVASVSGTILAVCSCTVLPLFAGIYTRGAGIGPATAFLYSGPAINVLAITLTAKILGWQLGLARAIGAVLFAVITGLLMALIFRKDDAARATGQIFLPDPEAKERTLLQDALYIGTMVLILVFAAFARPAPGSTGLWPALFAAKWTITIGLLVVLGLMLKFWFTRAECRNWVEATWGFMKQIFPLLAGGVLVAGFMLGRPGHPALIPEQWIQTLLGGNSISANLIASVAGALMYFATLTEVPILQGLLGAGMGKGPALALLLAGPALSLPNMLVIGSVMGVRKTAVFCLIIVVMSTIAGLLFGTLAG; from the coding sequence ATGAAAGAGCGCACCAAGTTCCTGTTGATCATCAGCACTTTCCTGGCCGCCTATTACGTGCCATGGGGGCATCCCATCATCCGGCAATCCGGGCTCGAGGCGTTCATGATGCTGCAGGAGTATGCCCGCGAGCATGTCCTCACCTGCCTCATTCCAGCCTTCTTCATTGCCGGGGCCATCGCGGTCTTCGTCTCGCAGGCCTCCGTGCTCAAATATTTCGGCGCACAGGCCAGCAAGATCCTCTCCTACTCCGTAGCCTCCGTGTCGGGGACCATCCTGGCCGTCTGCTCCTGCACGGTCCTGCCGCTTTTCGCCGGTATCTACACGCGGGGCGCAGGCATCGGCCCGGCCACCGCCTTTCTCTATTCCGGGCCCGCTATCAACGTCCTCGCCATTACGCTGACCGCAAAGATCCTGGGCTGGCAGCTCGGGCTGGCCCGGGCCATAGGTGCTGTGCTCTTCGCGGTAATCACCGGGCTGCTGATGGCCCTCATCTTCCGGAAAGATGATGCCGCCCGCGCCACCGGGCAGATCTTCCTCCCTGACCCCGAAGCGAAGGAACGGACCCTGCTCCAGGATGCGCTCTACATCGGGACCATGGTGCTGATCCTCGTTTTCGCGGCCTTTGCCAGGCCGGCCCCCGGATCGACAGGGCTTTGGCCCGCCCTCTTCGCCGCCAAATGGACCATCACGATCGGGCTGCTCGTCGTCCTCGGCCTCATGCTGAAGTTCTGGTTCACGCGCGCCGAGTGCAGGAACTGGGTGGAAGCCACCTGGGGCTTCATGAAGCAGATCTTCCCCCTGCTCGCCGGCGGAGTCCTCGTCGCGGGCTTTATGCTGGGACGGCCCGGCCACCCCGCACTCATCCCTGAACAGTGGATCCAGACGCTCCTCGGCGGCAACTCGATCTCGGCCAATCTCATCGCCTCGGTCGCAGGGGCCCTCATGTACTTTGCGACCCTCACGGAGGTGCCGATCCTCCAAGGGCTCCTCGGGGCCGGGATGGGCAAAGGCCCCGCACTGGCGCTGCTCCTGGCCGGACCGGCGCTCTCCCTCCCCAACATGCTGGTCATCGGCAGCGTGATGGGCGTGCGAAAAACGGCCGTCTTTTGCCTTATCATTGTGGTCATGTCGACCATCGCCGGCCTGCTCTTCGGCACGCTGGCCGGATGA
- a CDS encoding thioredoxin family protein → MEIKVLGPGCPKCRQTEEIVQQAIEEAGVPAQIEKVTDAMKIARYGVFVTPAVVVDGEVKSVGKIPSKEDVKSWIKK, encoded by the coding sequence ATGGAAATCAAAGTCCTGGGCCCAGGCTGCCCGAAATGCCGCCAGACGGAAGAAATCGTCCAACAGGCGATTGAGGAAGCCGGCGTCCCCGCTCAAATCGAAAAGGTCACCGACGCCATGAAGATCGCCCGCTACGGCGTCTTTGTCACACCGGCTGTCGTCGTGGACGGTGAAGTGAAATCGGTCGGCAAGATCCCCAGCAAAGAGGACGTCAAGTCCTGGATCAAAAAATGA
- a CDS encoding ArsR/SmtB family transcription factor produces the protein MKTLIKVMKALSDPNRVKIVKLLQHRVMCVCELRVALNLAQSTVSKHLRILEEADLVTWSKDGLWVNYRLLDETPNPFASRMLRNLEQWLEEDPEITELITRLPEIRRENICGV, from the coding sequence ATGAAGACATTGATCAAGGTGATGAAAGCCCTATCCGACCCGAACCGGGTCAAGATCGTCAAGCTTTTGCAGCACCGGGTCATGTGCGTATGCGAACTTCGGGTCGCGCTGAACCTGGCGCAGTCGACTGTCAGCAAACACTTGCGGATCCTGGAGGAGGCGGACTTGGTCACATGGAGCAAGGACGGGCTGTGGGTCAATTACCGTCTGCTCGATGAAACACCGAACCCCTTTGCAAGCCGCATGCTCCGGAATCTCGAACAGTGGCTGGAAGAAGATCCTGAAATCACGGAGTTGATTACGCGGCTGCCGGAAATCCGCAGGGAAAACATCTGCGGCGTGTGA